In one Aeromicrobium erythreum genomic region, the following are encoded:
- the trxA gene encoding thioredoxin has product MPEITPVTDADFAEKVLQADGPVLVDFWASWCGPCRQLAPILEEIASEKGEALTIVKMDADANPKTPSDYRVTGLPTMNLYYKGEVVKSIVGVRPKSAILNELSEYA; this is encoded by the coding sequence ATGCCCGAGATCACTCCCGTCACCGACGCCGACTTCGCCGAGAAGGTGCTGCAGGCCGACGGCCCCGTGCTCGTCGACTTCTGGGCCAGCTGGTGCGGCCCGTGCCGTCAGCTCGCGCCGATCCTCGAGGAGATCGCGTCCGAGAAGGGTGAGGCGCTCACCATCGTCAAGATGGATGCGGACGCGAACCCGAAGACGCCGAGCGACTACCGCGTCACCGGCCTGCCCACCATGAACCTGTACTACAAGGGCGAGGTCGTGAAGTCGATCGTCGGCGTCCGCCCCAAGTCCGCCATCCTCAACGAGCTCTCGGAGTATGCCTGA